A stretch of the Amia ocellicauda isolate fAmiCal2 chromosome 10, fAmiCal2.hap1, whole genome shotgun sequence genome encodes the following:
- the pofut4 gene encoding GDP-fucose protein O-fucosyltransferase 4 isoform X2 — MSRAVAGGQRALWLSLLRLVLCLSQEPLRDMEALETESGVFNPQSVLSDMQFNVVNSYRGPGNNDSRGNRELPILLWWSSGLFPHFPNDTERIDCAHSSCLATRNRRVQLHRRTTAIIFYGTDFRAYEAPLPRLPHQSWALFHEESPMNNYLLSHAPAIRLFNYSATFRRESDYPLTLQWLPSLEYLLHPPAVSLDVKNRWRRAGLAPVLYMQSHCDVPSDRDRYIRELMKYIKVDSYGKCLNNMPLPEQLEDTGTATGEDSQFMSFVARYKFHLALENGLCPDYITEKLWRPLHLGCVPVYRGSPSVSDWLPNAHSAVLVDDFPSPQALANFLQELDADDVQYTRYLEYKAPGGLANALLQDALQRREWGVGDMSKPNYLNGFECFVCDQENRRLDSERDRRRDPLDARVRAPAPPPRTASNNHMGCPLPSPGYGHLEEIPSDDSWLQMWPQDYWQSLDQAEALESLILRNESDPARLWHHIQELAVRRAGQH, encoded by the exons ATGAGCAGGGCGGTGGCAGGGGGGCAGCGGGCACTGTGGTTGTCTCTGTTGCGGTTGGTGCTGTGTCTGAGCCAGGAGCCCCTAAGGGACATGGAGGCGCTGGAGACAGAGTCGGGGGTATTTAATCCACAAAGCGTGCTTTCCGATATGCAGTTCAATGTGGTAAACTCCTATCGAGGCCCCGGCAATAATGACTCCCGAGGCAACCGGGAGCTGCCCATCCTTTTGTGGTGGAGCTCGGGGCTGTTCCCGCACTTCCCCAATGACACTGAGCGCATCGATTGTGCCCATTCCTCCTGCCTCGCTACACGCAACCGCCGTGTGCAGCTGCACCGCCGCACTACTGCCATCATCTTCTACGGCACCGACTTCCGGGCATACGAGGCACCTCTACCACGTCTGCCTCACCAGAGCTGGGCACTGTTCCACGAGGAGTCACCCATGAACAACTACCTGCTGTCCCATGCGCCCGCCATCCGGCTCTTCAACTACAGCGCCACCTTCAGGCGAGAATCGGACTATCCGCTCACGTTACAGTGGCTACCCTCGCTGGAGTACCTGCTGCACCCCCCTGCTGTCTCCCTGGACGTCAAGAACCGATGGCGGAGGGCAGGGCTGGCGCCTGTACTGTACATGCAGTCCCACTGTGATGTGCCCTCCGACCGTGACCGCTACATCAGGGAGCTCATGAAGTACATCAAG GTAGACTCCTATGGTAAGTGCTTGAACAACATGCCTCTGCCAGAGCAGCTGGAGGACACAGGCACGGCGACGGGCGAGGACAGCCAGTTCATGAGCTTTGTTGCCCGTTACAAGTTCCACCTGGCACTGGAGAACGGGCTGTGTCCTGACTACATAACAGAGAAGCTGTGGCGGCCGCTGCACCTGGGCTGTGTGCCAGTGTACCGCGGCTCACCCTCAGTGTCCGACTGGCTGCCAAACGCCCATTCTGCTGTGCTGGTGGATGACTTCCCCTCGCCGCAAGCCCTGGCTAACTTTCTGCAAGAACTAGACGCAGATGACGTGCAGTACACCCGCTACCTGGAGTACAAGGCACCTGGTGGCCTGGCCAATGCCCTGCTGCAGGATGCTCTGCAGCGGCGTGAGTGGGGAGTGGGCGACATGAGCAAGCCCAACTACCTCAATGGCTTCGAGTGCTTTGTGTGCGACCAGGAGAACCGCCGCCTGGACTCAGAGCGTGATCGCCGAAGAGACCCCCTCGATGCCCGTGTCCGTGCCCCTGCCCCCCCTCCACGAACTGCCAGCAACAACCATATGGGCTGCCCCCTGCCCAGCCCCGGCTACGGGCACCTAGAGGAGATCCCCTCAGATGACAG CTGGTTGCAGATGTGGCCGCAGGACTACTGGCAGAGTCTGGACCAGGCAGAGGCTCTGGAATCCCTGATCCTGAGGAACGAGTCAGACCCAGCTCGGCTGTGGCACCACATCCAGGAGCTGGCCGTGAGGCGGGCAGGACAGCACTGA
- the pofut4 gene encoding GDP-fucose protein O-fucosyltransferase 4 isoform X1 — protein MNSAGKYVTMRRIHRLQGLHSRAAAQEGLRWSSRGCKTITERCVTKTCISQSQRHCMERHLVRRSGSPQGHDLMDFMVSVKPHICSQSGHSAEEMSRAVAGGQRALWLSLLRLVLCLSQEPLRDMEALETESGVFNPQSVLSDMQFNVVNSYRGPGNNDSRGNRELPILLWWSSGLFPHFPNDTERIDCAHSSCLATRNRRVQLHRRTTAIIFYGTDFRAYEAPLPRLPHQSWALFHEESPMNNYLLSHAPAIRLFNYSATFRRESDYPLTLQWLPSLEYLLHPPAVSLDVKNRWRRAGLAPVLYMQSHCDVPSDRDRYIRELMKYIKVDSYGKCLNNMPLPEQLEDTGTATGEDSQFMSFVARYKFHLALENGLCPDYITEKLWRPLHLGCVPVYRGSPSVSDWLPNAHSAVLVDDFPSPQALANFLQELDADDVQYTRYLEYKAPGGLANALLQDALQRREWGVGDMSKPNYLNGFECFVCDQENRRLDSERDRRRDPLDARVRAPAPPPRTASNNHMGCPLPSPGYGHLEEIPSDDSWLQMWPQDYWQSLDQAEALESLILRNESDPARLWHHIQELAVRRAGQH, from the exons ATGAACTCAGCCGGAAAATACGTCACAATGCGACGCATCCACcggctgcaaggtctgcacagCCGCGCAGCTGCTCAAGAGGGACTGCGCTGGAGCAGCCGCGGCTGCAAAACAATAACCGAGCGCTGTGTGACGAAGACGTGCATCAGCCAGAGCCAGAGACACTGCATGGAGCGCCACCTAGTCAGGAGGAGTGGATCGCCTCAAGGGCATGATCTTATGGATTTCATG gtctcTGTCAAGCCTCATATATGCTCACAGTCTGGACACAGTGCTGAAGAGATGAGCAGGGCGGTGGCAGGGGGGCAGCGGGCACTGTGGTTGTCTCTGTTGCGGTTGGTGCTGTGTCTGAGCCAGGAGCCCCTAAGGGACATGGAGGCGCTGGAGACAGAGTCGGGGGTATTTAATCCACAAAGCGTGCTTTCCGATATGCAGTTCAATGTGGTAAACTCCTATCGAGGCCCCGGCAATAATGACTCCCGAGGCAACCGGGAGCTGCCCATCCTTTTGTGGTGGAGCTCGGGGCTGTTCCCGCACTTCCCCAATGACACTGAGCGCATCGATTGTGCCCATTCCTCCTGCCTCGCTACACGCAACCGCCGTGTGCAGCTGCACCGCCGCACTACTGCCATCATCTTCTACGGCACCGACTTCCGGGCATACGAGGCACCTCTACCACGTCTGCCTCACCAGAGCTGGGCACTGTTCCACGAGGAGTCACCCATGAACAACTACCTGCTGTCCCATGCGCCCGCCATCCGGCTCTTCAACTACAGCGCCACCTTCAGGCGAGAATCGGACTATCCGCTCACGTTACAGTGGCTACCCTCGCTGGAGTACCTGCTGCACCCCCCTGCTGTCTCCCTGGACGTCAAGAACCGATGGCGGAGGGCAGGGCTGGCGCCTGTACTGTACATGCAGTCCCACTGTGATGTGCCCTCCGACCGTGACCGCTACATCAGGGAGCTCATGAAGTACATCAAG GTAGACTCCTATGGTAAGTGCTTGAACAACATGCCTCTGCCAGAGCAGCTGGAGGACACAGGCACGGCGACGGGCGAGGACAGCCAGTTCATGAGCTTTGTTGCCCGTTACAAGTTCCACCTGGCACTGGAGAACGGGCTGTGTCCTGACTACATAACAGAGAAGCTGTGGCGGCCGCTGCACCTGGGCTGTGTGCCAGTGTACCGCGGCTCACCCTCAGTGTCCGACTGGCTGCCAAACGCCCATTCTGCTGTGCTGGTGGATGACTTCCCCTCGCCGCAAGCCCTGGCTAACTTTCTGCAAGAACTAGACGCAGATGACGTGCAGTACACCCGCTACCTGGAGTACAAGGCACCTGGTGGCCTGGCCAATGCCCTGCTGCAGGATGCTCTGCAGCGGCGTGAGTGGGGAGTGGGCGACATGAGCAAGCCCAACTACCTCAATGGCTTCGAGTGCTTTGTGTGCGACCAGGAGAACCGCCGCCTGGACTCAGAGCGTGATCGCCGAAGAGACCCCCTCGATGCCCGTGTCCGTGCCCCTGCCCCCCCTCCACGAACTGCCAGCAACAACCATATGGGCTGCCCCCTGCCCAGCCCCGGCTACGGGCACCTAGAGGAGATCCCCTCAGATGACAG CTGGTTGCAGATGTGGCCGCAGGACTACTGGCAGAGTCTGGACCAGGCAGAGGCTCTGGAATCCCTGATCCTGAGGAACGAGTCAGACCCAGCTCGGCTGTGGCACCACATCCAGGAGCTGGCCGTGAGGCGGGCAGGACAGCACTGA